The DNA segment CAGCGGCTCTTGAGGGGTGGCACGCACTCCTTCATCACGGCCTGCACGTCCGCCTCGGTGAGCTGCGGGCCCAGATCGCCGTGGCCCGGGCAGGCGCGCAGGCCGTCCAGGAGCAGTGAGAGGTACCGCTCGTAGATCTCCGGGCGGCAGGCCGTGCTGTTCTGTGCCAGCTCGGTGACCATCGCCAGGATGATCGGGAAGTCGTGCATCCCGGCGTCCGGCCGGAGCGTGCCCTCGGCGTGCGCCCGGTCGATGATCTGCTGCAGCAGCGGCAGCATGTGCTCGCCGACCTGCCCGAAGTGGTCCGCGTCGATGCTGAGCGCGGCGTCGCGGAGCCCGCGGTCGGCGGCGTGCATCCGCGCGGCGCGCCGGAAGAAGTCGACCAGGCCGTCCCACGCCGAATCGGCCGTCAGTGCCTCCTCGGCGAGCGTGACCATGTCTTCGAGGCGATCCGTGAAGACCGCCTCGACCAGTGACTCCTTGGTGGGGAAGCGGCGGTAGACGGTGCCCACCCCGACGCCCGCGTGGTGCGCCACGTCGTCCAGCGTGGCGGCGAAGCCCCGGGTGGCGAAGACCTCGTGGGCGGCCTCGATGATCCGCTCCCGGTTGCGCTGAGCATCCCGCCGCAACGGCCTCGCCTCGATGGTCATGTGTCGAAGCCTACAACGAAGTGGAGGTAATACCTCAGCTTCCGCTGCTAGCCTGCCGAAGTGGAGGACGAACCTCAACTTCTCGGAAGGCAGCGATGAGCACCCTTACTGATCGACCAAGTCCGGCTGGACGTGAGGCGCAGGCGTCCGGATCCGGACGCTGGTGGGCCCTCGTCGTACTGGCCCTGGCGCAGCTCATGGTCGTGCTGGACGCCACGATCGTGAACATCGCGCTGCCCACCGCCCAGGCCGATCTCGGCTTCGACGACGCCGGCCGGCAGTGGGTGGTCACCGGTTACGCGCTCGCCTTCGGCAGCCTGCTGCTGCTCGGCGGCCGGCTCTCCGACTTCTTCGGCCGCAAGCGGATGTTCGTCATCGGCCTGATCGGCTTCGCGCTCGCCTCCGCCCTCGGTGGCGCCGCGCAGAACCTCGAGCTCCTGATCTTCGCCCGGGCCCTGCAGGGCGCGTTCGGCGCGGCGCTCGCCCCGGCGGCGCTCTCGCTGCTCTCCATCACGTTCACCGAGCCGGCCGAGCGCGGCAAGGCGTTCGGCATCTTCGGCGCGATCTCCGGCGCCGGCGGCGGCATGGGCCTGCTGCTCGGCGGCGTGCTCACCGAGTACGTCTCCTGGCGCTGGTGCCTCTACGTCAACCTGGTGATCGCCGCGATCGCCGTGGCCGGCGCGTTCCTCAAGCTGAAGGACGAGCCCGTCGCCGCAAACGGCAAGATCGACATTCCCGGTACGATCGCAGCGGTCGCCGGCCTGGTCTCCCTGGTCTACGGCCTCGCGAACGCCGAGACCGACGGCTGGACCGACGCCATGACCCTCGGCCCGATCGTGGCCGGCCTGGTCATCCTCGTGATCTTCGTGCTGATCGAGCGCCGGGTCGAGCACCCGCTGCTCCCGATGCGCGTCGTCCTCGATCGCAACCGCGGCGGCTCGTACGCCTCGATCGCCATCGCCGGCGCCGGCATGTTCGGCATCTTCCTGTTCCTGACCTACTACCTGACCGCGGTCCTCGGATTCACCCCGGTGAAGACCGGCCTCGCGTTCCTGCCGATGCTCGGCTCGGTGATGCTGACCGCCACGACGGCCGGCTCGATCCTCACCCCGAAGATCGGCCCGCGCCCGCTCGTCCCGCTCGGCGCGCTCGTCGCCGCCGGCGGCATGCTGTTCCTGACTCAGTTGCAGCTCGACTCGACGTACGCCTCGGGCGTGCTGCCCGGACTAATCATTATCGGTCTCGGCCTGGGCCTCGTTTTCGCGCCGACGCAGAACGCCGCCACCTCCGGCGTCGAGCACCACGACGCGGGCGTCGCCTCCGCGATGATCAACACGGTGCAGCAGATCGGTGGCTCGATCGGCACGGCGCTGCTCAGCTCGTTCGCTGCCTCGGCGGCCAGCGACTACATGGTGGGCAAGGAGCCGACCCCGCTGGTGCAGGCGCAGGCCGCGCTGGAGAGCTACCACACCGTCTTCTGGTGGTCGACCGGCTTCTTCGTCCTCGCCGCGATCGTGGCCGCGGTCCTCTTCCGCACCGGCCCCCTCGACGTCGACCCGGACGCGCCGAAGGCGATGGCCCACTGACCCACTGACCCACTGGCCCACGCAGCGTGTGATCCCGAACGGGGTCACACGCTGCCTCTATTCCCGACTCCCGCCGTCGCTGCTGCGTGCGGCCCGCTGTCTGTGGCCCGCAGTCCCGCTGCCTGCGCCCCGGCTGCCCCTGCTCCGCTGCCCCGCTGCCCCGCTGCCTGCGGCCCCGCCGTCCCGCTGCCCCGCTGCCTGCGGCCCCGCCGTACCGCCGCCTGTGGCCGCCCGCCCGGTCCCGCCGCGAATCTTGAGCGATCGTCGACCGCATGGGGTGCAGCTTCGCTCAAGATCCGAAGGGCTGGTCGGGCCTTGGGTCGAGCGAGCATCTCGGTGGAGTCGAGTTTCTCCGTGTCCGAGCCAGTTCAGTCGTTGCCGCCGCCGCGCCGTTTCACCCCGCTGCACCGCCCCTCACTGCGGATCATGAGCGATTGTTGACCGCATGGGGTGCAGCATCGCTCAAGATCTGGGCCTTGTGCGCCACGCAGGCGGTCGCTGTCCCGCTTCACTGCGGATCTTGGGTGACTGTCGATCGCCGGGGGTGCGGCATCGTTCAAGATCTGTCGGTTGCTCGGTTGCTCGGTTGCTCGGTTGCTCGGCCGTTCGCTCAGTTGGCCGGTTGGCCGATTGACCGGCTGATGGGCTGATCGGCTGGTGGGCTGATCGAATTGGGGGTCAGAGGAGCATCTCGATCGCGCCCAGCACTTCGGCGTCGGAGCCGAGTTCGGCCGGGACGACCTTCAGACCGGCTGCCGCGCTGGGTGCGCAGTGCCGCATCAGGGCCTCGCGGACCCCGTCGACGACGAACGCGCCCGCCTCCACGAAGCGCCCGCCGACCACGACCACGCCCGGGTTCAGGACGTCGCAGAGCGGAGCGACGATCCGCCCGATCAGCCGGCCCGCGTCGAGCAGCGCCCGCCGGGCCGGGCGGTCACCGCCGGACGCCAGCGACAGCAGGCGGTCCTCGCCGGTGCGGAAGATCCCGGCCGCGAGTTGTGACCCCGGACTCCCGCCACCGGCGCTGGGACGGTTCTCCAGGAGCGCGCCGAAATAGGCCGGGGTCAGGAATGCCGACAGACAGCCCCGGCTGCCGCAGATGCAGAGCGGCCCGATGTCGCGGACGTTGAGGTGGCCCACCTCGCCGGCGTACCCGATGGCGCCCCGGTGCATCCGCCCGCCCGCGACGATGCCGGCGCCGGTGTGCTGGTCGGCTTTCAGGTAGAGGACGTCCCGCGATCCCCGGGCGGCGCCCCGGCGCATCTCGGCGAGCGCGGCGAGTTGCGCGTTGTTCTCGACGAGCACCGGGCGGCCGACGGCGGTGGCGATCTCCTCGGCGGGAGCGAAGCCGGAGAACATCGGGAGGACGCTGCGGGCACCGAAGCGGCCGGTCTCCGGGTGTACGGGTGACGGCACACTGACAGCGATCCGCGCCTCCGGACCGTGGCGTTCGAACAGCTCGCGGGCCATCTCGGCGGTGGCCCGGAGGATCGGGTGGGAATCGTTCGACATCGGGAACGGCACCGTCAGCGACTCCTCGACGTGCCCGGTGCCGTCCGCGACCACGGCCCGGATGCCGGGGCCGGCGAGCGCGAGCCCGATGAGCCGCCCGCCGCCGGCGGTGAGCCGGAAGTGCGGTGACGGCCGGCCGGCCCGGGGTTCGGCGGGGGCGCAGAGTTCGACGACGCCGTCGTGCCGCAGTTCGGCGAGGATGTCCACGACGGCGGCCCGCGGCAGTCGCGTGATCTTCACGAGATCGCTGCGAGCGGTGGAACCCCGTCCCCGCAACGCCTCCACGATCATCTCCCGCCGGACGAGCCGCTCCCGCCGCCCCGGAGCAGCTACGGAAGAGGGCGCCGGGGACGACGCGGAGGCGAACGCCCTCTCCCCGCGGGCGGCGGGCGTGGCCCGCAGCGCCGCCCCGACGGCGCCGAGCAGGGCGGCCCGTCCGCCGAGGGCGCTGACCCGTACGGCGGTGCTCTCCACGACCTCGGGCTGCGCGTAGCGGTGCAGGGACTCGACGACACCGCTCACGATCGGTCCGTCGGAGGAGATCAGGGGGCCGTCGAGGACCACCAGTGACGGGTTGATGCCGTTCGCCAGGGCTGCCACGACCCGGCCGATCATCCGTCCGGCATCGGCCATGATGCGTTCGGCGGTGGCGTCGGTGCGTGCCAGCTCGACGGCCTGTTCCGCGGTGATCGGAGCGCCGTAGCCGGTCTCCAGCGCTGCCAGGATCTGCCGGGGCGAGGCGATCGTCTCCAGGCAACCGCGGTTGCCGCAGTGACAGAGCGCGCCCGTCTCGTCGACCTGGACGTGCCCGATCTCGCCGGCGACTCCGGTGGCGCCGTGGTGCACGACTCCGCCGAGCAGCAGGCCGCAGCCGATGCCGGTGGCGACCCGGAGGTAGCAGACGTCCTGGTGCCCGGCCGCCACCCCGTAGCCCACTTCGCCGAGAAGGCACAGGTCGGCGTCGTTTCGGACGATCACCCGGTGGCCGACCCGGCGGCTCAGCTCGGCGGCCGGCGCTATCCCGGCCCAGCCGGGCAGGACGCTGCTGCTCTGCACGATCCCGCCGCTGATCGGGGCGGAGAGCCCGGCCACCGTCGACCAGACCCGGCCGGTGCCGGTGATCACGGAAGCGATGGCGTCCAGGGCGGTGACCGGATCGGAGGTGTCGATGTGGTGGTGCCGTTCGTCGAGGATCGAGCCGGTCAGATCGGCTTCTGCCACCCGTACCCCGTCTGCGGAGATGACCGCGCCCACGACGCCGCCGGCGGCGGGCCCGAGGGTGAGGGAACGTGCGGGGCGTCCGGCTCGCTCACCCGTCGGCGCGGCGGCCTCCTCGGCGAGGACCCCGGCGGCGAGGAGATCGGCGACGAGGCTGTTGACGGTCATCCGGGCCATGCCGGTGCGGCGGACCAGATCGGCGCGGCTGATCCGGCCGGCCTCCCGGACCGCCGCGAAGATCAGATCGCGGCGCACGAGATGAACGCGCCTGCCTCCGGGCGTCATGACACCGACTCTAGCGTTTTGCCGGGTCTAGACAAAATGCCTCCGAAAGTAGGACCGGCGTCACACCCATCGGGGATGAAAAGCCGCACAACGCCGCGGCAAAAAGGCGAGACACAGGCGAATCATGGCTCTGACCAGGCCTTTCGGGATCTGTTTTACCGAACATCGAGTCGATACCTTCAGAAAACACGGCGTTAACAAAGCCCCCCGATCCGAGGTGTGCGATGACCACTCTTCAGTCACGTCCCGCAAGCGAGACGGCAGATAAGACTCAGCAGCCCGATGCACCCACCCGGCTGATCGTGGCGATGGCCCTCGCCCAGCTCGGCGCGTATCTCACGATCCTCACGCCGGTCGTGGTGACCATGTCGATCCGGGTCGCGCAGATCGCCCCGGACGACAAGGCCGCCGCGCTCGGGACGGTCCTCAGCGTCGGCGCGATCCTCGCGCTGATCGGCAACCCGTTCTTCGGCGCCATGTCCGACCGCACCACCTCCCGATTCGGCCGCCGCCGCCCGTGGCTGATCGGCGGCATGGTCGTCGGCTTCGCCGGTCTGCTGGTCGTCGCGACCGGTGGCGGCGTCCCCGCGCTCACCGCCGGATGGGCGCTCGCCCAGCTCGGTGTGAACGCGACACTCTCCACGCTGACCGCCCTGCTCGCCGACCAGATCCCGTCGCAGCAGCGTGGCAAGGTCAGCGGCATCCTCGGCCTGATGACGTCGGTCGCGATCCTGGTCGGCAGCGCGCTCGCGGCGGCCCTCGCGGGCAGCGCCGTCCTGATGTTCCTGGTCCCGGCGGCGATCGGCGTCGCGACCGTGGCGTTGCTGGTCGTCGTCCTCAAGGATCGCCCCGCCGAGAAGGGCCACTTCTCCTCGTACGGAATGAAGGAATTCTTCAGGACCTTCTACATCAACCCGCGCCGTCATCCCGACTTCGCGTGGAACATCGTCAGCCGCTTCCTCATCTGGATGGGCCTGGCGAGCGTCACGACCTACCAGTCCTACCTGCTGATCGACCGCTTCGGGTACACGACCGACGACGTGGCGACCGGCATCCTCATCGCCACCCTGATCACCACCGTCGGCCTGGTCGCCGGCTCCACGTTCGGCGGCGTCCTGTCGGACCGCACCGGGATGCGGAAGCCGTTCGTGCTCGGCGCCGGCATCGTCATCGCGGCCGCCCTCGTGATCATCGCCCTGGCGAACAGCTTCCCGGTCTTCCTGGTCGCCTGCGCGATCTTCGGCGTCGGTGAGGGCGTCTACCTCGCCGTCGACCTGGCACTCGCCACCGACGTCCTGCCGAACCCGGACGACGCGGCGAAGGACATGGGCGTCCTCAACATCGCCAACGCGCTCCCGCAGTCGCTCGTGCCGATCCTGGCCGCGCCGATCCTCGCGATCGGGAGCAGCGACGACTCGAACTACGGCCTGCTCTTCCTGCTCGGCGCGGTGGTCGCGGTGGTCGGCTCCGTGCTGGTCCGCATGGTCCGCGGCGCGCGCTGAGCCTTCTCGTCCGGCTTCTCGCTGAGCCTTCTAGCCGAGCCTTCTAGCCGAGCCTTCTCGTTGAGCCTTTTCGTCGATCTTGGAGAATTCGATGTTCGCCTACCAGAACCCTGAGCTTCCGATCGAAGTCCGGGTCTCCGACCTGCTCTCCCGCCTCACCCTGGCGGAGAAGGCAGGCCTGATGTTCCACACGATGATCGCCGTGAACCCGGACGGCACCCTCGCCGAGGGCAACGAGATGATCAGCTCGGCCTCCGAGCTGATCACCGGGAAGCTGATCAACCACGTCAACATCCTGACGATGGGCCCGGTCACGCCCCGCAGGATCGCCGAGTGGCACAACCGCGTCCAGGAGCTCGCCGCGAAGGCCGGTCACGGCATCCCGGTCACCGTCTCGACGGACCCGCGGCACGGCGTGATCGACAACCCGGCGGCCTCGGCCGCGGCGGGCGGCTTCTCGGCCTGGCCGGAGCCGATCGGCCTGGGTGCCACGAAGGACCCCGACCTGGTACGCGAGTTCGCCGACATCGCACGGCAGGAGTACCTGGCAGCGGGCATCCGGGTGGCGCTGCATCCGATGGCCGACCTCGCCACGGAACCGCGCTGGGCTCGAACCAGCGGGACGCTCGGCTCGGACGCCGACATGGTCTCCGCCCTGCTGGCCGCCTATGTGCGCGGCCTCCAGGGGGACTCGCTGGGCACCTCCTCCGTCGCCGCCATGGTCAAGCACTTCCCGGGCGCCGGACCGCAGAAGGACGGCGAGGACGCGCACTTCGCGTACGGCCGGGAGCAGGTCTACCCGGGCGGCATGTGGGACTACCACCTCAAGCCGTTCGAGGCGGCGTTCCGGGCCGGGGCGGCTCAGGTCATGCCGTACTACGGGATGCCTGTCGACACCACTCACGAAGAGGTGGGCTTCGGCTTCAACAAGGGCGTGATCGAAGGTCTGCTGCGGCAGCGGTACGGCTTCGACGGCGTGGTCTGCACCGACTGGGGACTCGTTACCGACGCTGTCATCTTCGGCGAGCCGATGCCGGCCCGCGCGTGGGGTGTCGAGGACCTGGACCGGCACGACCGGGTGCTGCG comes from the Actinoplanes sp. OR16 genome and includes:
- a CDS encoding TetR/AcrR family transcriptional regulator, with amino-acid sequence MTIEARPLRRDAQRNRERIIEAAHEVFATRGFAATLDDVAHHAGVGVGTVYRRFPTKESLVEAVFTDRLEDMVTLAEEALTADSAWDGLVDFFRRAARMHAADRGLRDAALSIDADHFGQVGEHMLPLLQQIIDRAHAEGTLRPDAGMHDFPIILAMVTELAQNSTACRPEIYERYLSLLLDGLRACPGHGDLGPQLTEADVQAVMKECVPPLKSR
- a CDS encoding DHA2 family efflux MFS transporter permease subunit; translated protein: MSTLTDRPSPAGREAQASGSGRWWALVVLALAQLMVVLDATIVNIALPTAQADLGFDDAGRQWVVTGYALAFGSLLLLGGRLSDFFGRKRMFVIGLIGFALASALGGAAQNLELLIFARALQGAFGAALAPAALSLLSITFTEPAERGKAFGIFGAISGAGGGMGLLLGGVLTEYVSWRWCLYVNLVIAAIAVAGAFLKLKDEPVAANGKIDIPGTIAAVAGLVSLVYGLANAETDGWTDAMTLGPIVAGLVILVIFVLIERRVEHPLLPMRVVLDRNRGGSYASIAIAGAGMFGIFLFLTYYLTAVLGFTPVKTGLAFLPMLGSVMLTATTAGSILTPKIGPRPLVPLGALVAAGGMLFLTQLQLDSTYASGVLPGLIIIGLGLGLVFAPTQNAATSGVEHHDAGVASAMINTVQQIGGSIGTALLSSFAASAASDYMVGKEPTPLVQAQAALESYHTVFWWSTGFFVLAAIVAAVLFRTGPLDVDPDAPKAMAH
- a CDS encoding ROK family protein, with amino-acid sequence MTPGGRRVHLVRRDLIFAAVREAGRISRADLVRRTGMARMTVNSLVADLLAAGVLAEEAAAPTGERAGRPARSLTLGPAAGGVVGAVISADGVRVAEADLTGSILDERHHHIDTSDPVTALDAIASVITGTGRVWSTVAGLSAPISGGIVQSSSVLPGWAGIAPAAELSRRVGHRVIVRNDADLCLLGEVGYGVAAGHQDVCYLRVATGIGCGLLLGGVVHHGATGVAGEIGHVQVDETGALCHCGNRGCLETIASPRQILAALETGYGAPITAEQAVELARTDATAERIMADAGRMIGRVVAALANGINPSLVVLDGPLISSDGPIVSGVVESLHRYAQPEVVESTAVRVSALGGRAALLGAVGAALRATPAARGERAFASASSPAPSSVAAPGRRERLVRREMIVEALRGRGSTARSDLVKITRLPRAAVVDILAELRHDGVVELCAPAEPRAGRPSPHFRLTAGGGRLIGLALAGPGIRAVVADGTGHVEESLTVPFPMSNDSHPILRATAEMARELFERHGPEARIAVSVPSPVHPETGRFGARSVLPMFSGFAPAEEIATAVGRPVLVENNAQLAALAEMRRGAARGSRDVLYLKADQHTGAGIVAGGRMHRGAIGYAGEVGHLNVRDIGPLCICGSRGCLSAFLTPAYFGALLENRPSAGGGSPGSQLAAGIFRTGEDRLLSLASGGDRPARRALLDAGRLIGRIVAPLCDVLNPGVVVVGGRFVEAGAFVVDGVREALMRHCAPSAAAGLKVVPAELGSDAEVLGAIEMLL
- a CDS encoding MFS transporter, with translation MTTLQSRPASETADKTQQPDAPTRLIVAMALAQLGAYLTILTPVVVTMSIRVAQIAPDDKAAALGTVLSVGAILALIGNPFFGAMSDRTTSRFGRRRPWLIGGMVVGFAGLLVVATGGGVPALTAGWALAQLGVNATLSTLTALLADQIPSQQRGKVSGILGLMTSVAILVGSALAAALAGSAVLMFLVPAAIGVATVALLVVVLKDRPAEKGHFSSYGMKEFFRTFYINPRRHPDFAWNIVSRFLIWMGLASVTTYQSYLLIDRFGYTTDDVATGILIATLITTVGLVAGSTFGGVLSDRTGMRKPFVLGAGIVIAAALVIIALANSFPVFLVACAIFGVGEGVYLAVDLALATDVLPNPDDAAKDMGVLNIANALPQSLVPILAAPILAIGSSDDSNYGLLFLLGAVVAVVGSVLVRMVRGAR
- a CDS encoding glycoside hydrolase family 3 protein; the protein is MFAYQNPELPIEVRVSDLLSRLTLAEKAGLMFHTMIAVNPDGTLAEGNEMISSASELITGKLINHVNILTMGPVTPRRIAEWHNRVQELAAKAGHGIPVTVSTDPRHGVIDNPAASAAAGGFSAWPEPIGLGATKDPDLVREFADIARQEYLAAGIRVALHPMADLATEPRWARTSGTLGSDADMVSALLAAYVRGLQGDSLGTSSVAAMVKHFPGAGPQKDGEDAHFAYGREQVYPGGMWDYHLKPFEAAFRAGAAQVMPYYGMPVDTTHEEVGFGFNKGVIEGLLRQRYGFDGVVCTDWGLVTDAVIFGEPMPARAWGVEDLDRHDRVLRILEAGADQLGGEQCPELIVDLVSQGRISEERIDVSVRRILRDKFRLGLFDDRRYVDPDAAGRIAGQPSFRAAGVSAQRRSVVVLTDRPAAAGSAPVLPLTEGITVYLDGVDPAVAASYAKVVDDPALADVAIVRRSAPFEPRGGGFEAFFHAGRLDYTESELAPIVSLAETLPTVVDVMLDRPAVLTPLAATAGALTGTFGAGDEALLDVLFGRVPSAGTLPFELPSSMAAVEASREDVPNDTEAPLFPYGHGLKI